The proteins below come from a single Acidobacteriota bacterium genomic window:
- a CDS encoding ribonuclease J: MSKVEIIPLGGIGEFGMNCMGIRYDGEMIIIDAGMGFPEETPFGVDISIPNFDFLEEYRDELTAIILTHGHEDHIGALAYILRKFNLPVYSSRFTLALTEKRLEEFDMLGDVLMHRVKANDVVEIGNFEVEFIHASHSLVDCFSLAIHTPVGTIIHTGDYKIDDTPVIGKPYDLKTLGRIGDEGVLALLCDSTNATVPGRTPSEMAVIPAFEEIFEQTEGRLIVSTFSSSMHRLQIVFDVAHKYGRRVCVIGRSMIKNIEIAEEQGLLKIPHGTAIDLSGSRALDDDEICYLVTGSQGELRAALWNMATANFKGIEVEKGDTVILSARIIPGNEKGISRLIGHLYKRGANIIEEKRRLVHVSGHASQEDIRIMVETAKPKFVIPIHGEYRMLFRQKEFIKNHVGSYDDDDIILIENGNVLELDERSARIVEKRELYKTFIDEESMEEIEYDIVRERKKLAYGGAISLVVAMEKNSNKVNGEPQITFEGVAGIDPLNGFAADARKSVAKAIEDMKPEHISNRTMFKENLRIHLKRFVQKELSSKPVIVTTVIEV; the protein is encoded by the coding sequence GTGAGTAAAGTTGAAATAATCCCGCTTGGCGGCATCGGCGAGTTTGGGATGAACTGCATGGGAATTCGGTATGACGGTGAGATGATCATCATCGACGCCGGCATGGGATTTCCTGAAGAAACGCCTTTTGGGGTCGATATCTCGATCCCGAATTTTGATTTTCTCGAGGAATATCGCGACGAATTGACCGCGATCATATTGACGCACGGCCACGAAGATCACATCGGGGCTCTCGCCTATATTCTCCGAAAATTCAACCTGCCGGTTTACAGCTCTCGTTTCACGTTAGCCCTGACCGAGAAACGTTTGGAAGAGTTCGACATGCTTGGCGATGTTCTGATGCATCGCGTCAAAGCCAATGATGTTGTCGAGATCGGGAATTTTGAGGTTGAGTTCATCCACGCCTCGCATTCGCTTGTCGACTGTTTCTCGCTGGCAATTCACACGCCCGTCGGTACGATCATCCACACCGGTGATTACAAGATCGATGACACGCCGGTAATTGGTAAACCATATGATCTCAAGACTTTAGGACGAATCGGTGACGAAGGTGTTCTGGCACTGCTTTGTGATTCCACGAACGCGACGGTTCCTGGCCGAACGCCGTCGGAAATGGCTGTCATTCCGGCATTTGAGGAGATCTTTGAGCAGACCGAAGGGCGATTGATCGTTTCGACATTCTCGTCCTCAATGCATCGGCTGCAGATCGTATTCGACGTTGCCCATAAATATGGACGCCGCGTCTGCGTGATCGGGCGGTCGATGATCAAGAATATCGAGATCGCCGAGGAACAAGGACTTTTGAAGATCCCTCACGGAACCGCGATCGACCTGAGCGGTTCGAGGGCTCTAGATGACGATGAGATCTGCTACCTCGTGACCGGATCGCAAGGGGAATTGAGAGCAGCCCTTTGGAATATGGCAACAGCCAACTTCAAGGGTATCGAGGTTGAGAAGGGTGATACGGTAATCTTGTCCGCCCGCATTATACCCGGCAACGAAAAGGGAATTAGCCGCCTGATCGGCCATCTTTACAAACGCGGTGCCAACATCATCGAAGAAAAACGCCGTCTCGTTCACGTCTCAGGCCATGCATCGCAGGAAGACATACGCATAATGGTTGAAACTGCGAAGCCAAAATTCGTCATTCCGATCCACGGCGAATATCGAATGCTTTTCCGGCAGAAGGAGTTCATAAAAAACCACGTTGGAAGCTACGATGACGACGATATAATTTTGATCGAAAACGGAAACGTACTCGAACTGGACGAGCGATCAGCCCGTATCGTTGAGAAACGTGAACTCTATAAGACCTTCATTGACGAAGAATCGATGGAAGAGATCGAATACGATATTGTTCGCGAACGTAAGAAATTGGCTTACGGCGGTGCGATCTCATTGGTTGTTGCGATGGAAAAGAACAGCAACAAGGTAAATGGTGAACCCCAGATCACGTTCGAAGGTGTTGCCGGGATCGATCCTTTAAATGGATTCGCGGCCGATGCGAGAAAGTCCGTAGCAAAGGCGATCGAAGACATGAAACCCGAACATATCTCAAATCGAACGATGTTCAAAGAAAATCTGCGCATTCATCTGAAGCGTTTTGTTCAAAAGGAATTGAGTTCGAAGCCTGTAATTGTGACAACAGTCATTGAGGTTTAA
- a CDS encoding EF-hand domain-containing protein produces MNSRILPILVFSLLFTVATFGQRPPGIPGQDRQNGSEMGPNRPDGQPGDWIKPHDVNQNGKLEAEEFRDAVERTFAELDANGNGTLEVQELRQAPRPRQGERPFDRGGNPPPQGKRLDENGPRPGEAGKRILPPFFFNDRIDGEKAVTRSEFDAIVRSVFAELDKNGDGTLTRDEGRQLPKPNRPDRGGPPPPPNAQFIGAELRFGDKPVKGQPFSAETVIEDSRMLFDGTLVKNTRTGAIYRDGNGRVRREQPLEMIGGVNIVGSGNKPQKLVFIHDFATKTQFFLDENSKTARKSRMPDNPARPGELEDRPDAKTVSDGTRTIEGVTCNATRTEHEIPAGQVGNEKPLKVVSEKCFSPDLQVVIMSLHQDPLSGLHVFKLKNIKRAEPSGELFAIPAGYRVEN; encoded by the coding sequence ATGAATTCAAGAATATTGCCTATTTTAGTTTTCTCCCTTTTGTTTACGGTTGCCACTTTTGGCCAGCGTCCACCCGGAATTCCGGGCCAGGATCGCCAGAACGGGAGTGAAATGGGGCCGAATAGGCCGGATGGCCAGCCCGGCGATTGGATCAAGCCGCATGATGTCAATCAGAATGGCAAGTTGGAGGCTGAAGAGTTTAGAGATGCGGTCGAACGGACCTTTGCTGAGCTCGACGCCAACGGAAACGGAACGCTTGAGGTACAGGAACTCCGTCAGGCGCCAAGGCCCAGGCAGGGCGAACGCCCATTTGATCGGGGTGGAAATCCGCCGCCACAGGGCAAAAGGCTTGATGAAAACGGGCCGCGTCCCGGCGAAGCTGGAAAACGGATTCTGCCGCCATTCTTTTTTAATGACCGGATCGATGGGGAAAAAGCCGTAACACGTTCAGAGTTCGACGCTATTGTCCGCTCGGTGTTCGCAGAGCTCGACAAAAATGGTGATGGTACCTTGACGAGGGACGAAGGAAGGCAGCTTCCAAAGCCAAATCGCCCTGACCGCGGCGGCCCACCGCCTCCTCCGAATGCACAATTCATCGGTGCCGAACTTCGATTTGGCGACAAGCCGGTAAAAGGCCAGCCATTCTCGGCAGAGACCGTGATCGAAGATTCAAGGATGCTATTCGATGGAACATTAGTGAAAAACACCCGAACGGGCGCGATCTATCGCGATGGCAACGGGCGTGTTCGCCGTGAGCAGCCGCTCGAAATGATCGGCGGCGTTAATATCGTCGGATCGGGTAATAAGCCGCAGAAACTTGTGTTCATTCATGACTTCGCGACCAAAACGCAGTTCTTTCTCGACGAGAACAGTAAGACTGCCCGAAAATCGAGAATGCCGGATAATCCCGCACGTCCAGGCGAATTAGAAGATCGGCCGGACGCAAAAACCGTTTCCGACGGTACAAGAACAATTGAAGGTGTGACTTGCAACGCAACGCGTACTGAGCACGAGATCCCTGCCGGTCAAGTTGGCAATGAAAAACCTCTGAAGGTTGTGAGCGAGAAGTGTTTTTCGCCTGATTTACAGGTAGTTATCATGTCGCTGCATCAGGACCCGTTGTCAGGACTTCATGTTTTTAAGCTAAAAAACATTAAGCGAGCTGAACCATCTGGCGAACTTTTCGCCATTCCGGCCGGTTACCGCGTCGAAAACTAG
- a CDS encoding RNA polymerase sigma factor: MLDEVLKIGLQKKAQFPAVEFTDEVHVSDDALVQAVLDGDQGAFETIFERYRRPMTRVVGRFFRERSDIEEFVQQCFTKVYFSLKNFRGGDSSFQAWMTRIAINVCYDEFRRKQRKSENLFAEMSDEENDYIETIADGRAIGTDNSMIAAQLVDKVLSALDAEDRLAMTLVYSEDYTLDEVAALIGITTSSLKSRLFRCRNHIRKRFGHLFA; this comes from the coding sequence ATGCTCGACGAGGTATTAAAAATAGGATTGCAGAAAAAGGCTCAATTTCCGGCAGTCGAGTTTACTGACGAAGTACACGTTTCTGACGATGCTCTCGTTCAGGCTGTTCTCGACGGTGATCAAGGCGCCTTTGAAACGATCTTTGAACGCTACCGCCGGCCGATGACACGGGTCGTAGGAAGGTTCTTTCGAGAGCGAAGCGATATCGAGGAATTCGTACAGCAGTGTTTTACGAAGGTATATTTCTCGCTTAAGAACTTTCGCGGCGGCGACTCGTCCTTTCAAGCGTGGATGACCCGGATCGCCATAAATGTCTGTTACGACGAATTTCGCCGAAAGCAGCGTAAGTCAGAAAACCTGTTTGCGGAAATGAGCGACGAGGAAAACGACTACATTGAGACGATCGCCGACGGCAGGGCTATAGGAACGGACAATTCGATGATTGCTGCTCAGCTTGTGGACAAAGTTTTATCCGCACTCGATGCAGAAGATAGATTAGCGATGACCTTGGTGTATTCCGAGGACTATACACTGGATGAGGTGGCGGCTTTGATCGGTATAACGACGAGCAGTTTGAAATCACGCCTATTCCGCTGTCGAAACCATATTAGAAAGAGATTTGGACATTTATTCGCTTAA
- a CDS encoding carboxypeptidase regulatory-like domain-containing protein, translated as MRSIKLAVSLLFVCLFVGFEFTENEIVSGQATSLTAPTGFTATDNLYNSKVGLYWDPVRGASTYRVFRSTSNNPAGATDIGVTPANTFFDLGAAPGQQFFYWVRAESGSGSSGFSSSDQGMRAAAQQQGPVPPLEPPPVPPGNPVTAAKTYLGKILFWDEQLSSTRTVSCGSCHHSGNGGTDPRSALSPVLSTNPGPDQIMNTADDITGSAGVPVNNADGTYTASATLFNDQVTSRKSISYINAGYAPVLFWDGRATGVFRDPVTNATILNAGAALESQVLGPPVSDVEMSHPGRNWTEIAARMADAKPLVISPSIPVALDAWIGGRSYPELFQEAFGSPEVTPSRIAMAIATFERSLYSDQAPVDLDSAGIAPLTAQEQRGRNVFNASNCNVCHAGNLFTDNSFRYIGVRPQNDDTGRFQVTGNNNNRGEFRVPSLRNVELRKTFFHNGRFTALEDVVAFYNRGGDFNAPNKPNNLIRPLGLNANQRADLVAFLKRPLTDPRVIAESERFDRPVLYMESNRVPQITGVGRAGSNLFTPQIRAISPPLVGNPNFTVSLSGALGNAQATLVISETDPDLGSSIPSTGSFARLVTNTQNTGPGNGWVSVSLPIPNSTAVAGRTYYARWYVQDNAAPFGFSVSPAARFTVFGNATETPNVTISGRVMTPEGAGLRNATVTLTDSGGLARRVSTSSFGVYTFENIPAGASYIASVASKRYRFAPQSITPTASISSLDFVGLQ; from the coding sequence ATGAGAAGCATTAAACTAGCGGTATCTTTACTATTCGTGTGCCTGTTTGTCGGCTTTGAGTTTACCGAAAACGAGATCGTTTCCGGGCAGGCAACATCATTAACGGCTCCGACGGGCTTCACCGCGACTGACAATTTATACAATTCGAAGGTTGGCCTCTATTGGGATCCAGTTCGCGGTGCTTCGACTTATCGCGTATTCCGAAGTACGAGTAACAATCCAGCAGGTGCGACCGATATTGGCGTAACTCCTGCGAATACTTTCTTTGATCTTGGAGCCGCTCCCGGGCAGCAGTTCTTTTATTGGGTCCGGGCGGAAAGCGGAAGCGGGTCGAGTGGATTTAGTTCATCCGACCAAGGCATGCGGGCGGCCGCCCAGCAGCAAGGCCCCGTACCGCCGCTCGAACCACCGCCGGTTCCCCCGGGGAATCCGGTGACGGCTGCAAAGACATATTTGGGCAAAATCCTTTTTTGGGATGAGCAGTTATCGTCTACCCGCACAGTTTCGTGCGGCTCGTGCCATCACTCAGGAAATGGCGGTACAGACCCGCGTTCTGCATTATCACCTGTTCTATCAACTAATCCGGGACCAGATCAGATCATGAACACGGCAGATGATATCACCGGTTCTGCAGGTGTGCCTGTCAACAATGCAGACGGAACATATACTGCTTCCGCCACGTTGTTCAACGACCAGGTAACGAGCCGTAAGTCCATTTCTTATATCAACGCCGGATATGCTCCCGTTTTGTTTTGGGACGGCCGGGCAACCGGTGTGTTTCGCGATCCGGTTACAAATGCGACGATCCTGAACGCTGGGGCAGCTCTCGAGAGCCAGGTGCTTGGGCCTCCGGTCTCTGATGTGGAGATGTCGCATCCTGGACGAAACTGGACTGAGATAGCCGCCAGGATGGCGGATGCGAAGCCATTGGTTATAAGTCCTTCAATTCCTGTCGCGTTGGATGCATGGATCGGCGGCCGCAGCTACCCGGAGTTATTCCAGGAAGCATTCGGCTCTCCGGAGGTAACGCCGTCGCGAATCGCGATGGCGATCGCTACATTCGAACGAAGTCTTTATTCAGACCAGGCTCCGGTCGATCTTGATTCCGCCGGAATTGCACCTTTGACGGCTCAAGAACAGCGTGGACGCAATGTCTTTAACGCAAGCAATTGTAACGTATGCCACGCGGGCAATCTGTTTACCGATAATTCGTTCAGGTATATCGGGGTTAGGCCGCAAAATGATGATACGGGGCGTTTTCAGGTTACTGGAAACAACAATAACCGCGGCGAGTTCCGTGTTCCGAGCCTGAGAAACGTGGAACTCAGGAAGACGTTTTTCCATAACGGTCGCTTCACGGCACTTGAGGATGTTGTTGCGTTTTATAATCGCGGAGGTGATTTCAACGCCCCAAATAAACCAAACAATCTCATTCGGCCTTTGGGTCTGAACGCTAACCAGCGAGCCGACCTTGTGGCGTTTCTAAAGCGGCCACTCACGGATCCGCGGGTTATCGCAGAGTCCGAGCGATTTGACCGGCCCGTGCTTTACATGGAATCAAACCGTGTTCCCCAGATCACGGGTGTCGGCCGAGCCGGGTCTAATCTGTTCACACCGCAGATAAGGGCGATCTCGCCGCCGCTCGTCGGGAACCCGAATTTTACAGTTTCGCTTTCAGGCGCTCTGGGCAATGCTCAAGCAACTCTTGTAATTAGCGAGACCGATCCGGATCTGGGATCGAGCATCCCATCCACGGGTTCATTTGCCAGACTTGTTACGAATACGCAGAATACCGGCCCGGGTAACGGTTGGGTTTCAGTCAGCCTTCCGATCCCGAATAGCACAGCGGTCGCAGGCAGAACATATTATGCACGTTGGTATGTGCAGGATAACGCAGCTCCTTTCGGATTTTCGGTGTCACCCGCAGCTCGTTTTACTGTATTTGGAAATGCGACAGAAACGCCGAACGTTACGATCTCGGGCCGTGTGATGACGCCGGAAGGCGCCGGGCTGCGGAACGCTACCGTTACGCTTACTGATTCCGGCGGCCTGGCACGACGGGTAAGCACAAGTTCGTTCGGTGTATACACGTTTGAAAATATACCCGCCGGAGCGAGCTATATTGCGAGCGTTGCGTCAAAACGATACCGATTCGCGCCGCAGAGCATTACGCCGACGGCAAGCATTAGCAGCCTTGATTTCGTTGGGCTCCAGTAG
- the rsmA gene encoding ribosomal RNA small subunit methyltransferase A, giving the protein MRPKKSLGQNFLKDESVIDRIVAALNISEGETVVEIGPGRGALTDRLVSTGVNVIAIEIDRELVPILRTQFHFNPNFKIVEADILTCDLESIIAGSDPAKTKLIGNLPYYISTPIIQHLIEYRHLFSRMLLMLQREVVERLTAKPGESERGFITVMVEDALDAKHLFDVEPRAFFPAPKVWSSVMSLEPKVSEIIDDKAFRRLVSVGFSQKRKTIQNNLKTAFPNASELLTASGIEPIRRAETLTLDEWKKLAGNISRA; this is encoded by the coding sequence ATGCGGCCCAAAAAATCGCTCGGACAAAACTTCCTCAAAGACGAATCCGTCATCGATCGGATCGTTGCCGCACTGAATATTTCGGAGGGCGAAACTGTCGTAGAGATCGGGCCCGGACGCGGAGCCTTGACCGATCGACTGGTCTCGACAGGCGTGAACGTAATTGCGATCGAGATAGATCGAGAACTTGTCCCGATCCTTCGAACACAATTCCATTTCAACCCAAACTTCAAAATTGTCGAGGCAGATATTCTGACTTGCGATCTCGAATCAATCATCGCCGGCTCTGATCCCGCAAAAACAAAGCTTATCGGCAACCTGCCCTACTATATTTCGACGCCGATAATTCAACACCTGATCGAATACCGGCATCTCTTTTCCAGGATGTTATTGATGCTGCAGAGGGAAGTTGTCGAACGACTAACGGCAAAACCGGGCGAGAGCGAACGTGGTTTCATTACCGTGATGGTCGAGGATGCTCTTGATGCCAAACATCTCTTCGATGTCGAGCCGAGGGCATTCTTTCCGGCTCCAAAGGTTTGGAGTTCAGTTATGAGCCTTGAACCCAAAGTTTCAGAGATCATTGATGATAAGGCCTTTCGCCGGCTAGTAAGTGTCGGATTTTCGCAAAAGAGGAAGACAATTCAAAATAACCTGAAAACCGCTTTTCCAAACGCGAGCGAACTTCTGACGGCTTCCGGTATCGAGCCAATTCGGCGAGCTGAAACTCTAACTTTGGACGAGTGGAAAAAACTTGCTGGGAACATCAGCAGAGCGTGA
- the ribD gene encoding bifunctional diaminohydroxyphosphoribosylaminopyrimidine deaminase/5-amino-6-(5-phosphoribosylamino)uracil reductase RibD → MLKDHQIDIDLTRRALELAADGIGLVSPNPLVGCVITSKDGTIVGEGTYTRQGVIHAEAIALEQAGPLAAGGTAYVSLEPHDHHGKTPPCTEALIGSGIARVVCPIEDPNPLVSGRGFETLRNAGVEVVVGILSDEAARLNEKFICWHQKKRPFVHLKLAMSLDGRISLSDSVSTALSGAEAITRVQDIRNEHDAILIGSNTAFVDDPSLTDRSGKPRQKPLARVVLDNRLRIPINSTLVTTARETPTIVFTRSNEREKIDQLRRAGVNVIETREGGRDLAGVLEHLRQLEIQSVLVEGGTEIAGSFCDARLVDKVSFIAAPIIIGGRTAPNAIGGSGAESLASVLRLRDLTVSHLGGDIEITGYPSN, encoded by the coding sequence TTGCTCAAAGATCATCAAATCGATATTGACCTCACCAGGCGGGCCTTGGAATTAGCCGCCGATGGTATTGGACTTGTGAGCCCAAACCCACTAGTTGGATGCGTCATAACGTCGAAGGACGGAACTATAGTTGGCGAAGGCACCTATACGAGGCAAGGCGTGATCCATGCCGAAGCGATCGCTCTTGAGCAGGCGGGGCCGCTCGCGGCCGGTGGAACTGCGTATGTTTCCCTGGAACCGCATGATCATCATGGTAAGACCCCTCCGTGCACCGAAGCCTTGATAGGCTCAGGTATAGCCCGCGTGGTCTGCCCGATCGAGGATCCAAATCCGCTGGTCTCGGGCCGCGGCTTTGAAACTCTGCGTAATGCCGGCGTCGAGGTCGTTGTGGGTATTCTTTCTGATGAAGCGGCAAGACTGAACGAAAAGTTCATTTGCTGGCACCAGAAAAAACGTCCGTTCGTCCATCTGAAATTAGCGATGTCGCTGGACGGAAGGATATCACTGAGCGACAGCGTTTCGACGGCTCTTTCCGGGGCAGAAGCAATAACGAGAGTTCAGGATATTCGCAATGAACACGATGCGATCCTCATCGGATCGAACACGGCGTTTGTTGACGATCCGAGTCTAACTGATCGAAGCGGAAAACCGAGGCAAAAGCCCTTGGCTAGGGTGGTACTGGATAATCGTTTGAGAATACCAATCAATTCCACGTTAGTAACAACTGCCCGCGAGACACCTACCATCGTTTTTACGAGAAGTAACGAAAGAGAAAAGATCGACCAACTGCGTCGAGCAGGGGTTAACGTGATCGAGACCCGCGAAGGCGGGCGCGACCTTGCAGGTGTTCTTGAGCATCTGCGCCAACTCGAAATACAAAGCGTACTGGTTGAAGGTGGAACTGAGATCGCGGGCTCATTCTGTGACGCTCGTTTGGTGGATAAAGTATCGTTTATTGCTGCACCAATAATTATTGGCGGCCGCACGGCTCCAAACGCGATCGGCGGCAGCGGTGCCGAGTCCCTGGCCAGCGTCCTTAGGCTTCGCGACCTGACGGTTTCACATCTCGGCGGTGATATCGAGATAACGGGTTATCCGTCAAATTAA
- the ftsY gene encoding signal recognition particle-docking protein FtsY, producing the protein MAFFWRRNKEDKFSSSVLGLDKSVEELKAREEAVERELSVRFSKAIEKTRHSINNRLDTIFEGRKQIDEAFLEELEEMLISTDIGVATTMQILDSIRRGVSRQEIGDLDALKREMRKELLGILHHSTERGVADERTIDPSIKPYVLMVVGVNGVGKTTTIGKLAQRIKDEGNEVLICAADTFRAAASDQLEIWADRAGVQIVQQKQGTDPAAVLFDALAAAKARNSDVLIVDTAGRLHNKANLMAELEKMKRISSREVPGAPHETLLVIDAVTGQNGLEQARQFMKTADVTGIVLTKLDGTAKGGIAVAIAKELNLPIRYVGIGEQVNDLMVFDPESYVNGLFN; encoded by the coding sequence ATGGCGTTCTTTTGGCGTAGAAATAAAGAAGACAAGTTCTCAAGCTCCGTTCTCGGTCTCGATAAATCCGTCGAAGAGCTAAAGGCTCGTGAAGAAGCGGTCGAACGCGAATTGAGCGTACGCTTTTCAAAAGCGATCGAAAAGACGCGGCATTCGATCAACAACCGGCTCGATACAATCTTCGAGGGCCGGAAACAGATCGATGAGGCTTTCCTCGAAGAACTGGAAGAAATGCTGATATCGACGGATATCGGCGTCGCGACAACCATGCAGATCCTCGACAGCATTCGCCGTGGCGTATCGCGCCAGGAGATCGGCGATCTCGACGCTCTTAAGAGGGAAATGAGGAAGGAATTGCTCGGCATTCTTCATCATTCAACCGAGCGCGGTGTCGCGGACGAGCGAACGATTGACCCGTCAATAAAGCCGTATGTTCTGATGGTAGTCGGCGTTAATGGTGTCGGAAAAACAACCACGATCGGTAAACTCGCCCAACGGATAAAGGACGAGGGCAACGAAGTTCTGATCTGTGCAGCCGATACTTTTCGTGCTGCGGCGAGCGACCAACTTGAGATCTGGGCTGATCGTGCCGGGGTGCAAATCGTTCAGCAGAAGCAGGGAACCGATCCGGCTGCTGTCTTATTTGACGCTCTCGCCGCAGCGAAAGCACGCAATTCCGATGTGCTTATCGTTGACACTGCCGGCCGGCTTCATAACAAAGCGAATTTAATGGCCGAGCTAGAGAAGATGAAGCGTATTTCCTCACGTGAAGTGCCGGGAGCTCCGCACGAAACGCTCTTGGTGATCGATGCCGTGACCGGCCAAAATGGCCTCGAACAAGCACGGCAGTTTATGAAAACTGCGGATGTCACAGGCATTGTCCTTACCAAACTGGATGGAACCGCAAAAGGCGGCATCGCTGTCGCGATCGCTAAGGAATTGAATCTCCCGATCCGATATGTGGGGATCGGAGAGCAAGTCAATGACCTGATGGTTTTCGATCCAGAAAGTTATGTGAACGGCTTGTTCAACTAA
- a CDS encoding B-box zinc finger protein, with protein METESTQEIWHVEANGEVFETHFAQMTEWIAEGSLLRIDRVRKGDLRWIEAGKVPSLVAFFNAKDNGQPISPPVVTTTKLGPSVLPGSPSNPSNSAPVISSSISGQTVSDPSAEPVCCMHADLPAVFFCETCCNQFCRSCPNSYGGNVKICPFCGAMCRKIETTEAKPLKVYYPPVGKFGFGDFTEALAYPFKFKASLIMGAIMFMFLSIGQSVVSFGGIFMMWERSLASCSPTH; from the coding sequence ATGGAGACGGAATCAACCCAGGAAATATGGCATGTCGAGGCAAACGGCGAGGTCTTTGAAACACACTTTGCCCAAATGACAGAATGGATAGCCGAAGGCTCTCTGCTCAGGATCGACCGCGTCCGAAAGGGTGACCTTCGCTGGATCGAGGCGGGTAAGGTGCCTTCGCTGGTTGCGTTTTTCAACGCAAAAGACAACGGCCAGCCAATTAGCCCGCCTGTGGTTACGACAACAAAACTAGGCCCGTCCGTGCTTCCCGGGTCGCCCTCTAATCCTTCGAATTCTGCACCGGTAATTAGTTCTTCCATTTCAGGTCAAACAGTTTCTGATCCATCAGCAGAGCCAGTGTGCTGTATGCACGCGGATCTGCCGGCTGTATTTTTTTGTGAGACTTGCTGCAATCAATTCTGTCGCTCCTGCCCGAATTCGTACGGCGGAAATGTAAAGATCTGCCCGTTCTGCGGAGCAATGTGCCGAAAGATCGAAACGACCGAGGCCAAACCCCTCAAAGTTTATTACCCGCCGGTGGGCAAATTCGGATTCGGAGATTTTACAGAGGCACTCGCCTATCCGTTCAAGTTCAAAGCAAGCCTGATCATGGGCGCGATCATGTTCATGTTCCTGTCGATCGGGCAATCGGTTGTTTCGTTCGGCGGGATATTCATGATGTGGGAGCGATCGTTAGCTTCATGCTCGCCAACACATTGA
- a CDS encoding HD domain-containing protein, which translates to MIGAYSTAHLADGYNVGVIAMQDEKRALASVGEMRTQAWLISMAFAVLALIVGFIGARFMTSPLLRMVNAAKQIAAGDFTTRVETNSITEIGTLGETFNLMTDKVEEQIVKLAKAAEENRDLFVGTVKALAAAIDGKDKYTRGHSERVSRISVAIGKRLGMGDEELETLRISALLHDIGKIAVDDSILKKPAALTDEEFEIMKTHPMKGYKIMSQIPAMKDFLPGMVMHHEMVNGKGYPHGLTGDQIPLQAKIVSVADTFDAMTIDRPYSKGMELQPALERLRSFVGTRYQSDVVEALVEACNAGEVANGIVRQMAAIRAATSEDVTKVPVKLVA; encoded by the coding sequence ATGATCGGAGCATATTCGACGGCGCATTTAGCGGATGGATACAACGTCGGTGTAATTGCGATGCAGGATGAGAAACGTGCGTTAGCATCGGTCGGTGAGATGCGGACACAAGCCTGGCTTATCAGCATGGCATTCGCCGTTCTTGCCCTTATTGTCGGGTTCATCGGTGCGAGATTTATGACCTCGCCGCTGCTTCGAATGGTGAATGCTGCAAAGCAGATCGCAGCGGGCGATTTTACGACGCGTGTTGAAACGAACAGCATTACCGAAATAGGAACCCTCGGCGAGACGTTCAACCTGATGACCGACAAAGTCGAGGAACAGATCGTAAAGCTGGCGAAAGCCGCTGAAGAGAACCGCGACCTCTTTGTCGGAACAGTCAAGGCTCTTGCTGCCGCGATCGACGGAAAAGATAAGTATACCCGTGGCCATTCGGAGCGCGTCTCCCGGATCTCGGTTGCGATCGGAAAACGGCTGGGAATGGGAGATGAAGAACTCGAGACCCTGAGGATCAGTGCCCTTCTTCATGACATCGGAAAGATCGCTGTAGACGATTCGATCCTGAAAAAGCCAGCCGCATTGACCGACGAAGAATTCGAGATCATGAAGACACACCCGATGAAGGGTTACAAGATCATGTCGCAGATCCCGGCCATGAAGGATTTCCTGCCGGGAATGGTGATGCACCACGAGATGGTCAATGGAAAAGGTTATCCGCATGGATTGACCGGTGACCAGATTCCCCTGCAGGCGAAGATCGTTTCGGTCGCGGACACTTTCGACGCGATGACAATCGACCGGCCATATTCGAAGGGAATGGAACTGCAGCCGGCTTTGGAGCGGCTTCGTAGCTTTGTTGGGACACGTTATCAATCGGACGTCGTCGAGGCGTTAGTTGAGGCTTGCAATGCGGGAGAGGTAGCTAACGGAATTGTCCGGCAAATGGCGGCCATTCGTGCGGCCACGTCAGAGGATGTAACAAAGGTACCAGTTAAACTGGTCGCGTGA